A part of Sugiyamaella lignohabitans strain CBS 10342 chromosome D, complete sequence genomic DNA contains:
- the RSA4 gene encoding Rsa4p (WD-repeat protein involved in ribosome biogenesis; may interact with ribosomes; required for maturation and efficient intra-nuclear transport or pre-60S ribosomal subunits, localizes to the nucleolus; GO_component: GO:0005730 - nucleolus [Evidence IEA]; GO_component: GO:0005730 - nucleolus [Evidence IDA] [PMID 16221974]; GO_component: GO:0005634 - nucleus [Evidence IEA]; GO_component: GO:0005840 - ribosome [Evidence IDA] [PMID 16702403]; GO_function: GO:0003674 - molecular_function [Evidence ND]; GO_process: GO:0000027 - ribosomal large subunit assembly [Evidence IMP] [PMID 16221974]; GO_process: GO:0042254 - ribosome biogenesis [Evidence IEA]) — MATVIPPPSKKQKRAAQQPKEIEGIPEDLPNVVINFQASDTGDLVGGNIRVPGNATEKQLELLLNELLGSDEPVPFSFSLLKKATDSSNDTLVDITDNIYSSVLKPGHKSTEDHLTLVYTPRAVFKVKPITRSSASISGHGSTILAVQFAPHTSSRMVSGSGDSTARIWDCDTQTPLKTLTGHSNWVLAVSWSPDGKLIATGSMDNTIRIWDAKTGTQVGAPLVGHSKWITSLSWEPFHLLEDGHNTPRLVSSSKDTTVRVWDLERHICQYSMSGHRSSVSCVKWGGLGLIYSTSHDKTIKVWNSKDGRLVNTLSSHAHWVNHLALSTEFALRTGPFDEKGYWEGTTAEYKAKSLERFEKLAKIGGVVSERIVTASDDFTMYLWEPSRSTKPLLRMTGHQKLVNHVAFSPDGRYIASASFDNSIKLWDGRDGKFISTFRGHVAAVYQCAWSSDCRLLVSSSKDTTLKVWDVRTKKLQSDLPGHADEVYAVDWSVDGRRVGSGGKDKTVHGAEKENGAAAPPKENGAGLVPVLLVVEGALKENGVGAGLTLESPVAAGVPNENGAGLALESLVVAVDPNENGVVAPESVLVPLLLALLLEAEKENGLETGAGESLAVASVDDGALKVNGLTGAPDPKSGFVVLSLEVVFAENNEGLEAEVSFPAASAMVADDVVAEAPVAVESVSEPNLMPLAGLHEWSFTELLTAGAENEKGVTGLAADASFVSSAGLVLPKLNGLGLEVDA; from the exons ATGGCTACTGTGATCCCTCCCCCTTCAAAAAAGCAGAAAAGAGCTGCTCAGCAGCCCAAGGAGATTGAAGGCATTCCAGAGGACCTTCCTAATGTCGTGATCAATTTCCAGGCTTCTGATACTGGTGATTTGGTCGGTGGTAATATTAGAGTTCCTGGTAATGCCACCGAAAAGCAGCTGGAATTGCTTCTTAACGAATTACTGGGCTCAGATGAACCAGTTCCATTTTCCTTCTCATTGCTCAAAAAAGCTACTGATTCTAGTAATGACACATTAGTTGACATTACCGATAATATCTATTCATCAGTATTGAAACCTGGTCATAAATCTACAGAAGATCATTTAACTTTGGTATATACGCCAAGGGCAGTGTTCAAAGTCAAGCCTATTACCAGATCATCTGCTTCTATTTCTGGCCACGGATCCACCATTCTAGCTGTCCAATTTGCTCCTCACACATCGTCAAGAATGGTGTCTGGAAGTGGTGACTCTACAGCTAGAATTTGGGACTGTGATACCCAGACTCCACTTAAAACGCTTACTGGCCACTCCAACTGGGTGCTGGCTGTTAGTTGGTCTCCTGATGGTAAATTAATAGCCACTGGTTCTATGGACAATACCATTAGAATCTGGGACGCCAAGACTGGTACTCAGGTAGGAGCTCCTCTTGTGGGTCATTCTAAATGGATCACCTCTCTCAGTTGGGAACCGTTTCATCTTCTCGAAGACGGTCACAACACTCCCAGACTTGTATCATCATCTAAAGACACAACTGTGCGAGTATGGGATCTTGAAAGACATATCTGTCAATATTCCATGAGTGGACACAGATCGTCAGTGAGTTGTGTCAAGTGGGGAGGTCTTGGACTTATCTATTCTACATCTCACGACAAGACCATCAAAGTATGGAATAGTAAAGATGGCAGACTTGTCAACACCTTATCTTCGCATGCTCACTGGGTCAACCATCTGGCTCTATCCACCGAATTTGCCCTTAGAACTGGACCTTTTGATGAGAAGGGATACTGGGAAGGTACTACTGCTGAGTACAAAGCCAAGTCTCTTGAACGATTTGAAAAGCTCGCCAAGATAGGAGGTGTTGTTTCCGAACGTATCGTAACTGCTAGTGACGACTTCACCATGTACCTCTGGGAACCATCCCGCAGTACAAAGCCACTCTTAAGAATGACCGGTCACCAGAAGCTAGTGAACCACGTTGCATTCTCGCCAGACGGCAGATATATCGCATCAGCCTCTTTCGACAATTCCATTAAACTGTGGGATGGTCGTGATGGTAAATTTATCTCCACATTCCGTGGCCATGTCGCTGCTGTATACCAGTGTGCCTGGTCAAGCGACTGCCGTCTCCTCGTCAGTTCATCTAAGGACACGACACTAAAAGTGTGGGATGTCCGAACCAAAAAGCTCCAATCCGATCTCCCTGGTCACGCTGACGAAGTCTACGCTGTCGACTGGAGTGTCGACGGCCGTCGCGTCGGCTCTGGAGGCAAAGACAAGACCGTCC ATGGAGCTGAAAAGGAGAATGGAGCCGCAGCACCTCCAAAGGAGAATGGAGCAGGACTTGTACCTGTGCTACTTGTAGTGGAAGGAGCGCTAAAAGAAAatggagttggtgctggtttgACACTGGAGTCCCCTGTAGCAGCAGGGGTGCCGAATGAAAATGGAGCTGGCTTGGCACTGGAATCGCTGGTGGTAGCAGTAGATCCAAATGAGAATGGAGTTGTAGCACCAGAGTCTGTCTTAGTACCATTACTGTTAgcattgctgctggaagctgagaaagaaaatgggTTAGAAACAGGAGCTGGGGAATCTTTAGCAGTTGCATCTGTGGATGATGGAGCATTAAAAGTGAATGGCTTGACAGGGGCACCTGATCCAAAAAGTGGTTTTGTGGTGCTATCGTTAGAGGTCGTGTTTGCAGAAAACAACGAAGGTTTAGAAGCCGAGGTATCATTTCCAGCTGCATCGGCGATGGTAGCAGATGACGTGGTAGCAGAggcaccagtagcagtggAGTCCGTCTCAGAACCAAATTTAATGCCCTTGGCAGGACTCCATGAATGGTCTTTCACAGAGTTGTTAACGGCAGGCGCTGAGAATGAGAAAGGAGTAACCGGTTTGGCAGCAGATGCGTCATTTGTCTCTTCAGCAGGTTTGGTGCTGCCAAAACTAAATGGATTAGGCTTGGAAGTGGATGCTTGA
- the NUP2 gene encoding nucleoporin NUP2, which translates to MTAGSGFGSNASGPAASSNPFSALSSTSDKPAGSESNGAAKVNPFASLVSKPATTPANPFASLVSSSTMSSTSSSSPANAPTSQSASAGPSKSVLYTALNENFSASISKAASTNTSVSWKSLAEQYLKFADSIESGKYDQAGNSENKTNLAPETKPLNGFSTSVPAANTNNAKTSTFSFGAPTSFKAAGSATATSSNTTTQPFSFSAKPESPASGPSAAVNESESKDKKSAAESDSDSDSDSDSDSDEQPKKEFKIEGPKFTLDKLPTAKNVPFSFDKPAPKKKDDSDSDSDDDIKIEGPTFTLSKLPMSKDAPFKLTKDDGASTSSPFSFATNSTTSKEDTQEKPEEEKKSTPFSFTSTNSAKEHTEETKSTPTNNTSITSFGSNSGSTTTTTPFSFSASSQASTSKPNPFSFGSTKPAEETNDASAAKPVTPFSFSAPAVNNSVKDHSWSPAKGIKFGSETDSTATGASATTSSATIADAAGNDTSASKPSLFSANTTSNDSTTKPLFGSGAPVKPFTFNAPSSTDATAKDSPAPVSNPFSFSASSSNANSNGTKTDSGATTPFSFGSTATTSDSSAKPAPFSFGTPAATGDSSVKPAPTPFSFSAPSTTSSTGTSPAPFSFGGAAAPFSFSAPSQTSTAPAATSEAASAGGDEDSMPAEPQTDLSGKGAGEEDEDTVYEKKAKVYELVGKEYKVQGVGPLRVLAHQTNGKSRVLVRAEGSGRVVLNSLLRKELKYSNEGKGQVKILDIKADGTPTTYLIRVKTDQDGKDLFEALEKQKS; encoded by the coding sequence ATGACTGCAGGTTCTGGATTTGGTTCAAATGCCTCCggtcctgctgcttcaaGCAATCCATTTTCTGCCTTGTCTTCTACTTCAGATAAGCCAGCAGGCTCTGAGTCAAAtggtgctgccaaggtCAACCCTTTTGCATCGCTCGTTTCAAAGCCAGCAACCACTCCTGCCAACCCTTTTGCATCTCTTGTATCTAGTAGCACTATGAGTAGTACGAGTTCAAGTAGTCCAGCCAACGCTCCTACCAGCCAATCTGCTTCAGCAGGGCCATCAAAATCTGTTCTTTATACTGCTTTAAACGAGAACTTTTCAGCATCTATCTCTAAAGCTGCCTCGACAAATACCAGTGTGTCTTGGAAGTCATTGGCAGAGCAATACTTGAAATTCGCTGATAGTATCGAGTCTGGAAAGTACGATCAAGCAGGCAATTCCGAGAACAAAACCAATCTGGCACCTGAGACGAAGCCACTTAATGGCTTCTCTACTTCTGTTCCAGCTGCAAATACTAATAATGCCAAGACCAGTACTTTCAGTTTTGGAGCCCCTACATCTTTCAAAGCTGCTGGCTCTGCAACAGCCACCTCAAGTAATACTACAACACAGCCATTCTCATTCTCTGCTAAGCCAGAGTCCCCTGCTTCGGGACCCAGTGCTGCAGTTAATGAGAGCGAGAGTAAGGATAAAAAATCAGCAGCTGagtctgattctgattctgattctgattctgactCGGACTCGGACGAGCAACCCAAGAAAGAGTTCAAAATCGAAGGACCAAAATTTACTTTGGACAAACTTCCAACTGCTAAGAATGTTCCTTTCTCATTCGATAAGCCAGCtccaaaaaagaaggacgattctgattctgattctgatgatgatatcaagaTCGAGGGCCCCACTTTCACTTTGTCTAAGCTCCCCATGTCTAAAGATGCTCCATTTAAACTGACCAAAGATGATGGTGCTAGCACCAGCTCGccattttcttttgctACAAATAGCACCACTAGCAAAGAGGATACCCAAGAgaagccagaagaagagaagaagtCGACTCCGTTCTCGTTCACTAGCACGAACTCGGCAAAGGAACATACTGAGGAAACGAAATCAACTCCAACCAATAACACAAGCATCACATCATTTGGATCGAATTCGGGCTCTACTACAACCACGACGCCATTCTCATTCAGTGCATCGTCTCAAGCATCCACTTCCAAGCCTAATCCATTTAGTTTTGGCAGCACCAAACCTGCTGAAGAGACAAATGACGCATCTGCTGCCAAACCGGTTACTCCTTTCTCATTCTCAGCGCCTGCCGTTAACAACTCTGTGAAAGACCATTCATGGAGTCCTGCCAAGGGCATTAAATTTGGTTCTGAGACGGACTccactgctactggtgccTCTGCTACCACGTCATCTGCTACCATCGCCGATGCAGCTGGAAATGATACCTCGGCTTCTAAACCTTCGTTGTTTTCTGCAAACACGACCTCTAACGATAGCACCACAAAACCACTTTTTGGATCAGGTGCCCCTGTCAAGCCATTCACTTTTAATGCTCCATCATCCACAGATGCAACTGCTAAAGATTCCCCAGCTCCTGTTTCTAAcccattttctttctcagcttccagcagcaatgcTAACAGTAATGGTACTAAGACAGACTCTGGTGCTACAACTCCATTCTCATTTGGATCTACTGCTACCACCAGCGATTCCAGTGCCAAGCCAGCTCCATTTTCATTCGGCACCCCTGCTGCTACAGGGGACTCCAGTGTcaaaccagcaccaactccatTTTCTTTTAGCGCTCCTTCCACTACAAGTAGCACAGGTACAAGTCCTGCTCCATTCTCCTTTGGAGGTGCTGCGGCTCCATTCTCCTTTTCAGCTCCATCTCAAACCAGtactgctcctgctgcgACTTCTGAAGCTGCCTCTGCTGGTGGGGACGAGGACTCGATGCCAGCTGAGCCACAAACCGATCTCTCTGGAAAaggagctggtgaagaggaCGAAGACACTGTCTATGAGAAGAAAGCTAAGGTGTACGAACTTGTAGGAAAGGAATACAAAGTCCAAGGAGTTGGTCCTTTACGAGTCCTGGCCCACCAGACCAATGGCAAGTCGCGAGTGCTCGTTCGTGCCGAGGGTTCAGGACGTGTTGTCCTCAACAGTCTTCTGCGTAAAGAACTTAAATACAGCAATGAAGGCAAAGGACAGGTGAAAATCCTCGACATCAAAGCCGATGGCACACCCACCACATACCTGATACGTGTCAAAACAGATCAGGACGGCAAAGACCTCTTCGAAGCACTGGAGAAGCAAAAGTCGTGA
- the RPS25B gene encoding ribosomal 40S subunit protein S25B (Protein component of the small (40S) ribosomal subunit; homologous to mammalian ribosomal protein S25, no bacterial homolog; RPS25B has a paralog, RPS25A, that arose from the whole genome duplication; GO_component: GO:0005737 - cytoplasm [Evidence IEA,IEA]; GO_component: GO:0022627 - cytosolic small ribosomal subunit [Evidence IDA] [PMID 6814480]; GO_component: GO:0030529 - ribonucleoprotein complex [Evidence IEA]; GO_component: GO:0005840 - ribosome [Evidence IEA]; GO_function: GO:0003735 - structural constituent of ribosome [Evidence IDA] [PMID 6814480]; GO_process: GO:0002181 - cytoplasmic translation [Evidence IC] [PMID 6814480]) has product MPPKIQQSKAAKAAAAMSGGKSKKKKWSKGKVKDKAQHHVILDQPLYDRIFKEAATYKLVTVSVLVDRLKIGGSLARRALKDLEAQGVIKPVIGHSKQYTYTKAE; this is encoded by the coding sequence ATGCCTCCTAAGATTCAACAATCTAAGGCAGccaaggctgctgccgccaTGTCTGGTGGTAAatccaagaagaagaagtggaGTAAGGGAAAGGTCAAGGACAAGGCCCAACACCACGTCATCCTTGACCAACCTTTGTACGACCGTATCTTCAAGGAGGCTGCTACTTACAAGCTCGTCACCGTCTCTGTCCTTGTCGACAGACTGAAGATTGGTGGTTCTTTGGCCCGTCGTGCCCTCAAGGACCTTGAGGCCCAAGGTGTCATCAAGCCCGTCATTGGTCACAGCAAGCAATACACTTACACCAAGGCCgaataa
- the CCT5 gene encoding Cct5p (Subunit of the cytosolic chaperonin Cct ring complex; related to Tcp1p, required for the assembly of actin and tubulins in vivo; GO_component: GO:0005832 - chaperonin-containing T-complex [Evidence IPI] [PMID 15704212]; GO_component: GO:0005832 - chaperonin-containing T-complex [Evidence IDA] [PMID 16762366]; GO_component: GO:0005737 - cytoplasm [Evidence IEA,IEA]; GO_function: GO:0005524 - ATP binding [Evidence IEA,IEA]; GO_function: GO:0000166 - nucleotide binding [Evidence IEA]; GO_function: GO:0051082 - unfolded protein binding [Evidence IEA]; GO_function: GO:0051082 - unfolded protein binding [Evidence IDA] [PMID 16762366]; GO_process: GO:0044267 - cellular protein metabolic process [Evidence IEA]; GO_process: GO:0006457 - protein folding [Evidence IEA]; GO_process: GO:0006457 - protein folding [Evidence IDA] [PMID 16762366]), with translation MQLDNQIAKLLVELSKSQDEEIGDGTTGVVVIASALLEQALELIDKGIHPIRIADGFDEACKLAVAHLDKIADVVPVSTEDKTNLLKAARTSLGSKIVSKAHETFAQIAVDAVLSVADMERRDVDFELIKVDGKQGGSLADTYLVHGVILDKDMSHPQMPHEIKDVKLAILTCPFEPPKPKTKHKLDISTVEEFRKLQTYEQDKFKEMIEYVKDSGANLVICQWGFDDEANHLLLQNELPAVRWVGGPEIELIAMATQGRIVPRFEDLTNSKLGSAGLVRQLEFGTTRDRMLVIEQCANAKAVTVLVRGSNQMIIDEAKRALHDALCVVRNLVTDNRVVYGGGAAEIACSVAVAEAADRRTGIDQYAFRAFATALDAIPMALAENSGMSPIESLATVKSRQINESNARLGIDCLGTGTNDMRENFVIDPLNGKRQQLLLATQLTRMILKINDVIVSGTDEY, from the coding sequence ATGCAATTGGATAACCAGATTGCCAAACTGCTGGTTGAGTTGTCCAAGAGTCAGGACGAGGAGATTGGTGATGGTACTACTGGTGTAGTGGTTATCGCTTCTGCTTTGTTAGAACAAGCTTTGGAACTCATTGACAAGGGTATTCACCCCATCCGTATTGCTGATGGTTTCGACGAGGCTTGTAAACTTGCAGTTGCTCATTTAGATAAGATTGCTGACGTTGTTCCTGTCAGCACAGAGGATAAAACTAATCTGTTAAAGGCTGCTAGAACCAGTTTGGGCAGTAAGATCGTTTCTAAAGCACATGAGACTTTTGCACagattgctgttgatgcgGTGTTATCAGTGGCTGATATGGAGAGAAGAGATGTTGATTTCGAGTTAATCAAGGTCGATGGTAAGCAAGGTGGATCCTTGGCTGATACTTACCTTGTCCATGGAGTTATTCTTGATAAAGACATGTCGCATCCTCAGATGCCTCACGAGATTAAAGATGTTAAATTGGCTATTTTGACTTGTCCATTCGAGCCTCCTAAGCCCAAGACCAAGCATAAGCTCGACATCTCCACTGTGGAGGAGTTCCGGAAACTACAGACATACGAACAAGATAAATTCAAGGAGATGATTGAATACGTTAAAGATTCCGGTGCTAACCTTGTTATCTGTCAATGGGGTTTTGACGACGAGGCCAACCACTTGTTGTTACAAAACGAACTTCCTGCTGTTAGATGGGTTGGAGGTCCTGAGATCGAGCTTATTGCTATGGCCACCCAAGGAAGAATTGTTCCTCGTTTCGAAGATTTGACCAATTCTAAACTAGGATCGGCTGGATTGGTGCGCCAACTCGAGTTTGGTACTACTCGTGACCGTATGCTGGTTATTGAGCAATGTGCCAATGCCAAGGCTGTCACTGTTCTTGTCAGAGGAAGTAATCAAATGATTATTGACGAGGCCAAGAGAGCTTTACACGATGCTTTGTGTGTTGTTCGTAACTTGGTCACTGATAACAGAGTCGTTTACGGTGGAGGCGCTGCCGAGATCGCATGTTCAGTGGCAGTGGCCGAGGCTGCTGACCGCCGAACCGGTATCGACCAATATGCATTCCGAGCATTCGCAACTGCTTTAGATGCTATTCCTATGGCTCTGGCAGAGAACTCGGGTATGTCTCCTATCGAGTCACTGGCCACTGTCAAGTCGCGCCAGATCAACGAGTCCAACGCCAGACTCGGTATTGACTGTCTGGGCACCGGCACCAACGACATGCGGGAAAACTTCGTCATCGATCCCCTCAACGGAAAGAGACAGCAACTGCTGTTAGCGACCCAGCTCACTCGTATGATCCTCAAAATTAACGACGTTATTGTCAGCGGCACCGACGAATACTAG
- a CDS encoding T-complex protein 1 epsilon subunit, producing the protein MTKFSRMSLVPVPRQSIPSLALDSLIWRDLTVASDSIGDIPEFSARAIGIASKAVANARNAYWSIPVRRSAASATATEHAISAAPPP; encoded by the coding sequence ATGACGAAGTTTTCCCGCATGTCGTTGGTGCCGGTGCCCAGACAGTCAATACCGAGTCTGGCGTTGGACTCGTTGATCTGGCGCGACTTGACAGTGGCCAGTGACTCGATAGGAGACATACCCGAGTTCTCTGCCAGAGCCATAGGAATAGCATCTAAAGCAGTTGCGAATGCTCGGAATGCATATTGGTCGATACCGGTTCGGCGGTCAGCAGCCTCGGCCACTGCCACTGAACATGCGATCTCGGCAGCGCCTCCACCGTAA
- the LIA1 gene encoding Lia1p (Deoxyhypusine hydroxylase; HEAT-repeat containing metalloenzyme that catalyzes hypusine formation; binds to and is required for the modification of Hyp2p (eIF5A); complements S. pombe mmd1 mutants defective in mitochondrial positioning; protein abundance increases in response to DNA replication stress; GO_component: GO:0005737 - cytoplasm [Evidence IEA,IEA,IEA]; GO_component: GO:0005737 - cytoplasm [Evidence IDA] [PMID 14562095]; GO_component: GO:0005634 - nucleus [Evidence IEA,IEA,IEA]; GO_component: GO:0005634 - nucleus [Evidence IDA] [PMID 14562095]; GO_function: GO:0019135 - deoxyhypusine monooxygenase activity [Evidence IEA,IEA,IEA]; GO_function: GO:0019135 - deoxyhypusine monooxygenase activity [Evidence IDA,IMP] [PMID 16371467]; GO_function: GO:0046872 - metal ion binding [Evidence IEA]; GO_function: GO:0004497 - monooxygenase activity [Evidence IEA]; GO_function: GO:0016491 - oxidoreductase activity [Evidence IEA]; GO_process: GO:0000226 - microtubule cytoskeleton organization [Evidence IGI,IMP] [PMID 14767070]; GO_process: GO:0055114 - oxidation-reduction process [Evidence IEA]; GO_process: GO:0008612 - peptidyl-lysine modification to peptidyl-hypusine [Evidence IEA,IEA,IEA]; GO_process: GO:0008612 - peptidyl-lysine modification to peptidyl-hypusine [Evidence IDA,IMP] [PMID 16371467]) has translation MDELRQANGDSGSLDGLRATLLNLDGKTPLANRFRALFHLKSLGSEGNKQAIDIIAEGFKDPSELLKHELAYVLGQTKQLHAINPLVETLKNREQQAMVRHEAAEALGAIGDDSVLSILEDYYKNDPLEVIRQTCELAIERIKWEHSQAKNTEDLETSAFSSIDPAPPLPKDQQQVAKLRALLNNQEEPLFQRYRAMFRLRDIGTLEAVEALASGFDDSSALFRHEIAYVFGQLCDPASVPALIKVLNNEKEESMVRHEAAEALGSIATDEVLPVLSKFAKDNETVVRQSAEVALDMYEFENSDQVDYTLIPTQ, from the coding sequence atGGATGAACTCAGACAGGCTAATGGAGACTCTGGTTCTTTGGACGGTCTTCGTGCCACTCTTCTAAATTTAGACGGCAAGACTCCTCTCGCCAACAGATTCAGAGCTCTTTTCCATCTCAAGTCTTTGGGATCTGAAGGTAACAAGCAAGCTATAGACATTATTGCCGAGGGATTCAAAGACCCTTCAGAGCTGCTCAAGCACGAGTTGGCCTATGTCCTTGGTCAGACTAAACAACTACATGCTATCAACCCTCTTGTCGAGACTCTCAAGAACCGGGAGCAACAAGCCATGGTCCGTCacgaagctgctgaagcgCTAGGTGCTATTGGAGACGACTCAGTTCTCAGCATCCTTGAAGACTATTACAAGAACGATCCCCTCGAGGTGATTCGTCAGACCTGTGAGCTGGCTATTGAGCGTATCAAATGGGAGCACTCACAAGCCAAGAACACCGAGGACCTTGAAACCAGTGCTTTCTCGTCCATCGACCCTGCTCCGCCATTGCCCAAAGACCAACAACAGGTTGCCAAACTACGAGCCCTTCTCAACAACCAAGAAGAACCTCTTTTCCAGAGATACCGTGCCATGTTCAGACTGCGTGATATCGGTACTTTAGAAGCTGTTGAGGCCCTAGCATCAGGTTTTGACGACTCGTCAGCCCTCTTCCGTCACGAGATCGCTTACGTCTTCGGACAATTGTGTGATCCTGCCAGTGTTCCTGCTCTTATCAAAGTGCTCAACAACGAGAAAGAGGAGTCTATGGTGCGCCACGAGGCTGCTGAGGCCCTTGGATCCATTGCTACCGACGAAGTTCTGCCCGTGCTGTCCAAGTTCGCCAAAGACAACGAGACCGTAGTACGCCAGTCGGCCGAGGTCGCTCTCGACATGTACGAGTTCGAGAACTCGGACCAGGTCGACTACACCCTCATCCCCACCCagtaa